The Thalassomonas actiniarum genome contains the following window.
TTTATAACGGCTACCAGCCGGTCGCCGATCCCCAGTCACAGGAAAAATTTACCCGGGCCTGGGGAGAAGTTGCCCGCGAGCCTGGATTAACGTCTCTGGGTATGACCAAGGCGGCGCTGTCGGGAGACTTTCGCGCCCTGATCCTTTTTGGCGAAGATCCCGTGGTTACCGATCCGGATCAAAATCATGTGAAAAGCGCCCTGCAAAAACTGGATCTATTGGTGGTGGCCGAGCTTAGCCTGACAGAAACCGCCAAACTGGCCGATTATATCCTGCCGGCGGCTTCCTTTGCCGAAAAAGACGGGACTTTTACCAATTGCGAGCGCCGGGTACAAAGGGTGCGCAAAGCGCTGCCGGAGCTTGGCGAGTGCAAAGGCGACTGGCAATGGCTGCAGGCCCTGGCGCAGGCGATGGGCAGCACCAAGCTCAACTGGCAAAACAGCGAGCAGGTTTTTGATGAACTGGCATCCCTGACACCCGCCTACCAGGCAATGACTTATGTAAAAATTGATCAATATCAGGGACTGCAATGGCCCTGTACAGCGCAGAGCCCGCTGGGCACTGAGATATTACACACAAAAACCTTTCCCATAGGCAAAGCCAAACTGATCCCGGTTAATTATGTGGAAATAGATGAAGATATCGATAAAAGCTATCCGCTGCAACTGACCACCAACCGTTTACATTTTCATTACGGCTGCGGCTCCATGACCCGAAAATCTCCCTTATTGGAGCGGGAAACTCCGCCGGGGATCTTGTTTATCAACCCAAAAGATGCCAGGCGCTATAACATCCATCAACAGGCAGCCGTCGGCATTAAATCACGCCGCGGTTATGTTGAAACCCGGGCAATGCTCACAGAAGACGTCCCCGAAGGCCTGGTGAGCATGCCTTATCATTTTAAAGAAGCGCCTTCGAACCAGCTTACCAATACCGCGCAAGATCCGGTGACCAAAATGCCTGAGCTTAAGGCTTGTGCCGTCAGTGTATTTCCGCTACTGCCGCCAAGGGAGCCCAAGCCGGTATCACAGTTGCAGGTCGACGCATTGAGGTGATACATGCAAAGTTATCTGCTTGATGATGTACAAACGTTACAACGCCACCTGGCGAAATCTTTTACCTTTTACCAGGTGGTAAAAAGCCCGCAGCAGCAATGTTACTGGCAACAGCTGGATGATTCAGCGCATGACGGGAAGCTGCCGCCACTTATCAGCGAACAGCCGCTGAGCTCAGCCAAAGGGTATTTTTTTGCCGAGCATGAGAAAGTACTGGCTTTTAACGGCACAGAGTTTCGCGAAACCCTGCCCACCCCGCCGCCATTTGTGCTTTTTGGTGTACAAAGCTGCGATCTCAGCGCGATTTATTATCAGGATATTTTCTTTAAAGCAGATCCCTACTACCAGGCGAGGCGCAAGCAGGCATTATTGGTCGGGCTTGATTGCACCAGCCCCTGCCGACACGGTTTTTGTCCCACCGTCGACGCCGGACCCGGGGTCAGGAGTCATACTGCCGATCTTACCCTGCATCCCCTGGATAATAACCGTTACCTGCTGATAGAAAACACGGCTAAAGGCCTCCGGGCACTTGCAGGCCTGGACCTGCCGCTGGCCGGGGAGCAAGACCAGGAGCAAAGGCAGCAGAATTTACAGCAATGCGAGCAGGGTTTTGCCGATGCCAGGCATATCAGCTTGGGGATCGCAAAAATCAATGATCACAGCATTGCCGACAAGGTATGGCAGGAAATGGCAATCCAGTGCATCGGCTGCTCCGGCTGTACCAGCTTATGTCCAACCTGCTCCTGCTACGGCACGCGGGAGAAAAAGGAAAAAAACGGTGATCTCAGCCAAGAGCGTTTCTGGGATTCTTGTTTATATGAAGGGTTTCAGCGCGAAGCCAGCTTTCATAATCCGTCAACCGAGCCGGGCAAGCGGGTACAAAGGTTTTGGCAGCACAAATTCTCCAATGCCTATCTTGATGAATTTCAACGCTACGGCTGCGTTGGCTGCGGGCGCTGCGAACAGACATGCCCCGGTATTATCGGCGTGCATTCGGTAATGAAGAGGATAGTGAACCATGGCTGAACACATCCCGGACAGCATACAGCTCCTGAACTATATTGATGACGGCGAAGAAGCCCGCCACTACCGCTTTTGTTTAACCAATACCAGGCACCACAACCTCTGGTCAAAGGTTCAACCGGGACAATTCTTTATGCTTTATGTCCCGGGCGCGGGAGAAGCCCCTTTTACTTTCACCTCGCCCCCTGACAGCAAGGGCGAATTCAGCGCTTTTATCCGTAAAATGGGCAAGGTCACCGGCCATTTATTCGAGCTTAATCCCGGAGCTGTGCTCGGAGCCCGGGGTCCGTTTGGCCGGGGCTGGCCGATGGAAGAACTTAACAACCGGGATATTCTCATCATCGCCGGAGGATGCGGGTTAGCGCCCCTGGTTTATTTAATTGAAACCTTAACAAATTCCGGGAGCAAGTATTGCAATGAACTGACCTTAATCTACGGCGCCCGCAACCCCAAAGCACAAATGCTCAGCCCGGAGCGGCTGCGTTGGCAACAAAAAATCAAACTTTATAACACCTTTGATGAACTTAGCCCGGTGGCAACAACACAGCCGCAACTGATTAACAGCTGCCAGGGAACCCCGCTGGATATTTTAGCCGATGTCTTCGCCGGCTATTCCAGGGCGCCAACGGTGGCCTTGTTATGCGGCCCTGAGCAAATGATGCAGGCCGCGGCAACTGAACTGGTGGACTTTGGCCTGAAACCGGATTCGGTTTTTCTCAGTGTCGAGCGGCGCATGCACTGCGCTCTGGGACTTTGCGGCCATTGTTATATCAGGCATGCTTATGCCTGCAAGCAGGGGCCGACATTTAGCTGGCAAGCACTGCAACCGCTCATTTAATGGCGTGCGCCGGGGCATAACTAGCACAGGTTATTGCTGTTACTGTTCTTTTTGTTATTTTTGCTGCTTGTGCAGTTCTGCAGCAGCAATATAGCGGCTTAACCGAACAATACTAACCCGGCTCGATGAACCGGGTTAAATCACTTAAAACCGAGATTAAAAGTTATATTTAGTGGTATAAATAAAACCGTTTTGGTAGGTATTGGCACCCAGTTTATCCTTGGCATAACGATACTGGATACCAAAAGATAGCTGGTCGCTATAGTGATACCACACCGATGCCGCGCCATTTAACCCGGTTGTATCGCCGTTAATGGCGGCATATTCGTCGGCGCGCAACAATTCGATTTCATTCCAGTTAAAAAAGGTCAGTTTATGATCATCGATAAAAGTAGTGTAACCTAAGGCCCAGCCGGTCATGACACCGTTAAAGCCTGCACCGATATCGCTGTTATGGACATAATGTGCCCCTAAAAACGGCCGTATCCAAAAACCACTGTCGGTATTAACTTCATAACTGAGTCCGGCGATCAGGTTTTGCTCGTAACCCCCGGCAGAATCGCTGAAATTAAAAATATCCCCATACCAGTTCCAGTTGGAGTCCGAAATATTGATATTCACCGTAGTTTTAGCCTCGATACGAAATTGATCCGCCCCCTGCTGGCCTGCCTGATCTGCTTTAAAATCGCCCTTCGCCGGGTTTTGCAAATAAAGAAAACCATAGACATCTCCCCAGTCGTATCCGCCCCCGGCTTCAGCGCCGACATAACTGAAGCTTTTCTTGCCGGAGCGCTCCTGTGTGCCCTGGCTCCAGTCCCAGTAATTAACCGAGACATTAACAAAACCGCTTTCCTGCTCGGCAAAAGCAGGATTAACGTTAAAGAGCAGCCCGGTAACCAATAGCTTGCTGATGATCTGGACAGTGTTTGTTTTAATTACTTTTTTCGCTGTGTTTTTAATAACTTGGTACATAAGAAAGTTCCTTTTAAAATTAATAGATAAATTTTGCTTACTGAAAATGTTAAAACTGAGTGAAGCTGGGCCGACGCTTTTCAATGAACGCCGCCATACCCTCTTGCTGAGCTTCACTGGCGAACAGGGAATGAAAAACCCGGCGCTCGAACAAGAGTCCCTGCGTCAGCGGCAATTCCATCGACTGCTCTATTGCCTCTTTCGCCAAAGCCACGCTTAAGCGCCCTTTCTCGCTGATGCTTTGCGCCGCGAATAAGGCTTCCTCCAGCAGGGTTTCATCCGTAAACACCCGGGCCACCAGGCCGGACTGCTCTGCTTCACTGGCCGCCATGTAACGTCCGGTTAAGATCAGATCCATGGCTTTCGCTTTGCCTATGCTGCGGGTCAGCCTTTGCGTGCCACCGATTCCGGGTATAACCCCCAGGTTAATTTCCGGCTGGGCAAACACCGCACTTTCCCCGGCATAAATCAGATCGCACATCATGGCCAGCTCACAGCCGCCTCCCAGGGCATAACCGCAAACGGCAGCTATCTTCGGGGTTTTGATGGCAGTGAACCGCTCCCAGGGACTGAAATAATCTTCGGCTAACATTTGCTGACAGGATTTACTTTGCATTTCCTTGATGTCGGCACCGGCACAAAAGACCCGGCTGTTGCCTGTGATCACGAAACAGCCGATATCCGAATTGGCTTCAAGCTGCTGCATTTTGGCGATCAATTCCTGCATTAAGGCGCTGTTTAAAGCATTGAGGGCCTGATCGCGGTTTAGGGTAAGCAAGGCGACCTTGCCGGTGATTTCCACCCTGACATTGGCATTTGCCTCAAAGGTTTCCTCTTTGATGTTCTCGCTGTTTTTTACCTTGATATTATTCATAATAAATTCCTTTAATTGTTGATTCATAGGCCATCACCGCCCCGGTGCTGACTGTTGGGATCACGAATCCCAGATAGCGCCATAAGCGGGAATGCCGCGGCTTTCCATGCCATAAACCACTTCATTGGTGAGTGCCTGGTTGGAGATACAAATCACCGCCTCGGCATTAAATTGCCTGTAGGCGCGATAAGCCAGGGCAACCATATCCGGCTTGCCTTTTTCTCTGGTATTCCAGATCTCGGCATCGGGCTGTGCCGACATGATTTCATCGACCAGCTCATCGCCGTAGGTTTTGCGCGGATCACGGGTTGCCCATACCAGCAAGGCAGGCACCTTGGCAGCCAATAAATGCGGCAAACAGGGGCCGATACCACTGCCTGTGGCAATGTAAATAACGCGCTTAAATAACACCTCGATATTGGCGACCCCGGCGGTTGGTATGCCCCGCACCCAAAGATGCGAAGGCATATCGTCGATAAGCTCACCGGTCCAGTCACCGGCGCGTGAAATGGTCAGCCTGAACCCGGGTTCATTCGGGCTCGGCACATTGGCGAACGAATGCCACTGGGTTAACGGGCTGCGGCTAATGGCGGTCGATGAACCGGCAAACGGTGTCACCCCGTAATCAAACTTGGCCAGCGCCACGTGGGAAGACGGCCGGGTGATAACTACAGGCACTTTTTTTAACCTGAGCCAGGGCAAAATGATGCTGATGGTAACCAGGCAAAGCAGCCAGAATGCCGGGCTTTGTAACAACGGGGCTAATTCACCGTTTGCCGGGATAACAGACAACCAGGTATGCAGCCAGAAACCCGCTAACACGCTCCAACCGCCAAACCTGTGGACGATTTCAAACAGGTTGTGATAATCGCGCCGTATGGCAGGCAATGCACAAAGTGCTATCAGCAATAACGTTGCAGACAATACCGTCGACAGCGCCAGTAAAAAGTCCGGCACCAGGTTTATGCCCTGCAGCGAATAAAACCAGAGCGAGGCGTTATAAATGAAAAACCAGGCCGTGGCGAAGGTCGCACATCCACTGTGCAAGCCGCCGAAATGGTAGACCTTGGCTAAGTGCCAGCGAATGCTCAGCGGCCAGCTGGTAGGGGCACGTGTCGCCAGCCAAAACAAACCATTGATCACATATTGCTGACGAATTAAAATCGCCACCGTCAGGTTCACCAGCATCAGCTCGCTGATGGTTTCCAGGGCAAACCCATTTTCATGCCACCAGTGCTCGGTAAATACGCCGTTAAATAAAAAGTAGAGATTAACGGCGCTCACCAATAAAAATAAACGCTGGTAATGGGCCAGAAACGGATATTTCAATAAACGCTTTGCCAGCGGCTGCTGCTCGGGCAGCGCCAATGCCATTGAATTATTCATAACTGACCTCCGCCGGGGAAAGCCCCTGTACTTGCAAGGGCTCATCTGCTTTAGGCTTAGTGGCCAAATAACCGGCCAGCAAAGCCCGTTTATCCACCTTTCCCCTGGGGGTCATCGGCAGCTCTGCCAGGGGCATGATAGCCTTGGGAACGGCGTAATAAGGCAAGCCTTGCTCAGCAGCTTGTTGCAGTTCACTTGTGTTCAGCTCTGCCGGAGTGACAAAGGCGATCAGGCTTTCCTTATCCAGTTTTAACGTGACCGCCTGGCGGCAACCCGCCACCTTTTCCAGGCAGGCAGAAACCGAGTCCAGCTCCACCCGAAAACCTTTAATCTTCACCTGATCATCAATGCGTCCCAGGTGCTCAAGCTCGCCGTCGGCATTCCAGCGCCCGAGATCGCCGGTCCTGAACATCATGGCGCCGTTGCCGCGAAAAGGATCGCTTTTATATCTTTGTGCGGTAAGGACATCGTTGCCAAGATACCCCTGGGTCACGCACTCTCCCCCGGCCCACATCACACCGGTTTCCCCGATACGGCATGGCTGCTCGTTTTCATCGAGCACATAGACGGTATTATTGGGGGTCGGACTGCCTATGGTTAACGGCTTAAGTCCCGGCTGGTAATCTTGCATGGTATTGACAATAGTGGTTTCGGTCGGGCCACAGGCGTTATAAAAACGGCAATAGCCAGACCATAAATTCGCCAGGGGCTCAGGGCATGGCTCCCCCGCCACCGCCACGCACTTAATCTTGCTAAAGTCGGCCGGGTTAAGCGCGGATAAGATCGACGGAGTGGCAATAATGGTTTCAATATCCGGGTCAATATCGCTGATTTTTTTGCCGCGAATACATAAGGTTGCACCATGCGCCAGGCTAGTGAAGATTTCCCAGGCCGCCATATCAAAAGCGATGCTGAGCACTTGCGCCACTTTTTGCCTGGGTTTAGTCATCAGGTTGCCGGGGGCTGTTAAAACAATATTGCACAGATTGCGGTGGCTGACGCAGACCCCGTTGGGTTGACCGGTAGTGCCCGAGGTGAACAGCACAAAGCTCAATAAACTGCCGTCCCGGTACCGGCTCAGATCCGGCAAGGACAAGTGCTGATAGCTTTCGGTTATCACTTCATCCGCCCACACCAGTTGGCATGCATGTGTTGGCGGTAGTAAATGAGCAAGATCGGACAAGGTTAAAATAACCTTGATCTTGGCCACCTTAATGATATGCAATAATTGCTGGTCTTTGGTCACTCCTAAATGCTGCGGCACATAAGCCGCACCAAGTTTCAGCACCGCCAATATCCCCACCACCATGGCAATAGAGCGGGTTAAAAACAGCCCCACCTTATCGCCGGGGTTCACCCCCAGGATTATCAGCTTTTTCGCCAATAAATCTGCTTTTTGATTTAACTGGCCATAAGAAATGCTGCTGCCCAGGTGGGTGACGGCAATATCATCGGGATTAAGACGGGCATATTGTTCAAAGGCCTGATGGATCAAGTGATAATCCGGCGCTTGTGCCATCCCCTGACCGAAAAACTCGAACAGGATCCGATCTGACAAAGCTAATTCCTGCAAGGGTTCAGGTAAAAATGCCTGCCTTTGAACGCCTGCTTTTTGACGAATTTGTTCAGATATAAGTCCTTTGGCACTACTGCTTTTGAGCAGGTAAGGACTCGGTTTGGTTTCATTTACACTTTCTGCTTGGGTTAATTTATTTGTACTCATAATCGTTCCTTTTAAATATAAGCACGAAATAAGTTAACCAAATGCCGCAGAAAATAACTCACACATTAATAACGATTCGATCACGGTTCTCTAACGTTTTAATCTCATTTTTATCACATAAGTATCACACGCCAGATTAGTGGCTCTAATCATTAAAGCTCCAGATTTATCATAAAACCCCGCATCGCGCCCAAGCAGGCAATTGCATTAAAAATAAATAAAATGAATAGCAACAATAGGCAGCTAATGAGGCCGGGGCTCAAGAAGTCAGATCGTGATGTGGCTTTTGTCGGGCCTCCCCGGCAACAGGCATGCTTTAAATGCCAGGCGGAGCAAGTATGGTTGTCCCGATATAAAGTAAAACGCCCCGTAACTTAAAGCTAAGGGGCGATAGTGTGAGCAAGCATTAAAGTTGTTAACTCTTGCTCTTTTGGGCAATATTTTCCCGGCTTATTTTCATCAACCATAAAGGTTCATCCGCCGGTTTCATCATGGCTACCAGGTCAAAACCCATACGCTGGTAAAAGCGAATAACCGCTTTGTTATTATATTGTACATTCAAACTGATCCCGGCAAATTCCGGAGACTTGATAATAAAAGCATATAACCTTTCAAAAACCGCCCTGCCGACCCCCGAGTTTTGAAAAGCAGTATCGACCTGGAAACCGCCAAACCAGAGATAATCATCAACATCCTTGACCAGGGTAAAAAAGCCCGCCACCTGATCGGCTATAGTAATCACAAAGACTTCAAACGGCGGTTTGTTATCTTTACGATCGAAAATATACTGGCTTTGCACTTTCATCGGCGACGGTACAAATGCCTGTTGTAAGGGGTACAACCGGATGCGTAAAATTTTCGACCAATGTGCCGGTTTTAAAGGTTCGATATTAATATCCGCTGACGTTATCAATTTGCTCTTCCTCAAATAAAGCCAATAAATCTCTCTGATAGCGGGTTTCTAATTCCTGTTGAATATAATCAATACGCTTGCCGTGAGTCAGAAAGGTTAATGCGGTCGAGACAAACGAAACATAGTGCTTAAGGGTTTGCTTTTCCTGGGCAAGAAATTTTTTGCAATCTGCTATATTTTGTCCTCCCCGCTGAGGCACTTGCGTAACTTCATTGCTGTCATACAGGGCCAGCATTTGCTGGCAAGTTTGCAAAAATGCCTGCAAGGCCAAAATTTCATCAAGCCTGGTACGCGGTTTTTGGTAACAGGACAACTCTGATTGCAGACACTTTGATGTACTTATTCGTAAAAACATCAGTGCTTTTAAAAAACCTTCCGGCTCACCCGGGCCGATATCTATGTCCAGGGCATAGTTTTCTATCTCCATCAAGGCTATCTTTTCTGCTATCAGGGAGTCTGCCACATCCAGAGATACGGTGATCCTGGCGCTGTTAAAGCGGCTATCATCATGGACAAAGCCATAGCTGGCAAAAAGGCGGCGGTTACTTTTACGGCCGTAACTGACGGTAATCTCTTCACCGGCAGCAATGTTATCCTGACTGACCAGCACTAAGGCATTTTTTTCCTTATTTTGCTGCCAAAGGCTATTGGGCCTGGACATGTGATTGGCCATATCGAGCAACGGGCCAAGCACCACTTCACCATTGAGGGTAAAGCAACGACTGTTGATTACCGTTCGTGCCCACATGTATTGAACAAGGGTCACGTCTTTCATTTCAGGAAGTTCCCTGAGCCGGTGATAATCCTGCTCCAGGGTAAAACGCCTCATCAGTATCATTTCAATAACGGGAGAACCCTGTAACTGACAGAGCATGTCGGTGGAATAAAATAACGGGATGTGGTTAAAGTGTGCCGGCAACATCTCCAGATAAGGCGCCCAAAAGGAGTTTTCCCTGTTGTTTTCTTGCAGCAGATAAGCTGACAGCAAGGCATGCCCCTCCTTAATCCCGGCTTGCAGCAGTTTTTCTCCGATATCGGATTGTCGGGCTACCCCGCCCCCCATCAAATGGGACTGGGGCAAAGTTAACAATTTCTCCCCCGCCATTAATGGGTAAGCGGCCACTAGCCGGCGCTCACCATCGGAGGACGTATTAATGACAAGTTTTGTTGTATCTATTCCGGCAGAGCTCAACCAATTGGACAATTCATGGTCAGCGCCGTATATTACCTGATCTTTGGTTACTAACATATTGCTCTCTCATTAGCTTTTTAAGTAAGTAACCAGTAATGTTTTTTGGTCGCAAAAACATTATTAAAAATGAACACCAGCCGGCCAGGAAACAACTCTTTATCGTAAACTTTCTTTATATGCTTATCAGGCAAGAAAACAATACCAGGTAAACTTTTCAGCCTGTTACCTTTGGCCTGAATATGTCCTCTTTGAGCTAAATGAGGTATGAATATCACAGTATTTGCATCAAGCCGAAGTCAGGAATCAGGCTTTACTTTTGTACTTTATCTCGCTGGCAATGTTGAGTTAGGATTGCCGTTTTTTGCATCCTGTATTCTTAATAATGGGGAGCCTGTGGGCTCAGCTCCCCATTCACTATATTTACCGGTCGAGCCTTTAACGACCCATTAAGGTAAAATTAGCTGTCAATTCCTATTCTTTACTGGCCTTCTTATCTGCTTTCTCCGGCTCATTGCTGTTATTGTTACTTGTTGAGTCATTAGCCGGCTGTTTACTGGCCTCTTTATCTACTTTCTCCGGCTCATTGCTACTATTGTTGTTATTGTTGTTATTGTTGTTATTGTTGCCTATTGAATGATTAGCCGGCTGTTTCGCTAACAGTGTAGCCATAGCATGGTCGTTTTTATTGCTCCCGACCAAATGCTTTATAGCGTCACTCGGTTTTTCAAATCCTTCACTTACCCCCTTTGCACGACTATCAAGGATATGCCACTTCTCTGTTTGCTCTGAATAATTTAAGCTATAGGAGTGTGTATTGGATGAGCGGCCAAGCAACATCCCCGTTACTCCGCTCTCAGCCAACTCATCAGCTTTCGCAGATATATCATCAAGTTGCACTCCCTTCTCTACCAATTCTTTTTGCTTATCTGTCATTTTATCTGCAGGCGTTTTTTGCAGCTCTCCAGAAAATATAGCAGTATTCTTCCATGAACTGTCAATCTGACCTTGGTCGGCTAAAAATTCAAGTAATGCTTTTCCTTGATTATAATCAACCCCTTGTGAAACATTCGGTGGCTTATTATCAACATTATAAGTTTCAGCATCACTCTTGGTACGGAATCTTGAATTTTTATCACCCATATCTGACTCTAGAAAGGCTTGCGCCACATTAGGGTTTGCCACTTGTTTGCCTATCAAATGATTAATGGCATGAAGTGTACACATATCATCACTGATATTTTCATGATAAAGACCGGTATTTTCATCTACCCCCACTTTACCGAGATCTTTACTTTCAAATTTAACAGCTCTTTGTTCGTTACTAAATGCGATCAAAGTGGACTCTGAGTAGTTTTGTTTTTTGAGCCACTTATCATCAACCGGGAGCCATTGTCCACTTTGAGGATCGGCACGCAATGCCCCATTTTTCTGTTCATTAAGTTTAAGTAACGTTGGTTTAAAAGATTTAAAATCAGCTGACTTTTCATTCTCCTTCAACTCATCCTGAGCATTATTGCTACCTTTTTTCTCTGCCGGATTGGCGACAACAAAATAATCCCGGTTAGGGTTCATTTTCAGTAGGCCATTTGTCAAAACTTGTGCATCTTGGGTCCAGTTTTTTGCATCATAGCCAATATCATCTATGTTTGCGGTAGTGTTACGGGATACTGAAGGAGCAGTGCCGCCGCCCATGATCTGGTGGGGGTTTTTTCCCAGTTCTACTGCCTTATCAAAACCTCTGACAGCACGTGCCATAAAGATACTCTCGGCGCGATTATGCTGTGCAAAGTCATGTTTACTCTTTACACTTTTTCTCTTGCCGTGGTCTGGATAAGCTTTTTGCAAGTCATTAAAATACTTATCATCGTTAAGTCGGCTCAGTATGCCCTTTTCTTGTTCACTGGTAGGGGCGGCTTTTGCTTCCGATTTAGTGCTGCTGGCCTTATCGGCACTTTGTGAAGAATACTCCTTAGAGTTACTTGCAGGGGCACTCATACTGGATATCGCCCTCTGCTTCCATGGCCCCCTATACTTGTCTTTATTCTCCTTCATATTCTCAATCAATGAGTTCGCGGCCGCCTCACTCATCGGCTTGCTTTTTTTTGCTTCAAATCTATTTGTCTCAGGGTTTTTAAGCATGAAATTGACTTGGTATTGTGCTACTTGCGCCATAATATTTACCTCATTTAAAATTACGTTATTATTTAGCTTTCTTTTGCCCGAAGATGATTTTAAAGTCTCAACATCCCCAGCATGGCATTGCCATCATCTTCTATATTTCCAACAGCTTTATTTACATTGCTCTTCAATTCCTTCTTTAACTGTTCCGCCTTATCGATAAAGTTATCCAGAATGTTTTTAAAGTCCTGATATTCCCTTTTATCAAAGGTTTCAGTAAAACAAAGAAATAGCGCTCCAACGGTTTCATCCAAAGCAATTGCAGCGCCTTTGGTTTCTAATTGATACATGTTTAACGATAAGGCATGGCTTAAGAGCTGCTCACGCTCCTGATCCGGTAAATCAAGCAGGTGACAAGAAATGGAATAGCCTTCATTTAGTTCATCGGCAAATAAGGCAAAAGAGGTTTTCTTACCAGCCTGTAACATGCAGCTACCTTCATTGGTTAATGTAAACTGGGTATCAAACTCAGTTCCAAGCTCGTTAAGCCAGTGTTGAAGTTGGTGGTTTTCATATGACATCCGATCGCTTCCTATCTTTAATAAAACTCATTACACCCGTTAAAGGTGTAAATTTTCATGGTTCAAAGATAAGAAACAGCAAGATAAAAAGTGTTTGCAGTTAATTCAATTCTTGAGCTTTAGGGGAATATGTTATGAAGGAACATCAAGGTATAAAGTTAAACAAAGGTGGCGATAATTTTTCGTGTTGTCATCCCTCTAGAATACAGGTACAAGCTCTTATCAGCCATCGAGGTAAATCGGGATTGGGATTTCTTGGTAAGTTTTGCCTCAAAACTACTGTCTCTGTCATGCGGCGTTTCTGGCTAAAACTGGCCATCTACTGTTCAGATCTTCTTACTGGAGAAGCCATTGCATTGATTATCTGAGT
Protein-coding sequences here:
- the fdhF gene encoding formate dehydrogenase subunit alpha, with protein sequence MSEQMINSICPFCGVGCGICLKVDKTQRRLSVEPMANHPVSKSKLCEKGWSTAYGVSEIDRITTPLKRVNKNFYPISWQEALTDIAAELKDISAESGPKALGVISSARASNEDNYAAQKFARTVLKTNNIDHCARICHSPTVAGLKQTLGSGAMTNSAKDIFATELILIIGADPTENHSVIGGHIMQARLDGAQLIVIDPRVTRLAKLSSMHLQLKLGTNIALINAMLHTIIKENWHNSAFIRERCSGFEQLAQQVKDIAPESVADITGVSGEQIKAAAKAYSQAKRAMICYGMGITQYVSGTNNVMALSNLALVCGHIGKPGTGVNPLRGQNNVQGACDMGCLPNVYNGYQPVADPQSQEKFTRAWGEVAREPGLTSLGMTKAALSGDFRALILFGEDPVVTDPDQNHVKSALQKLDLLVVAELSLTETAKLADYILPAASFAEKDGTFTNCERRVQRVRKALPELGECKGDWQWLQALAQAMGSTKLNWQNSEQVFDELASLTPAYQAMTYVKIDQYQGLQWPCTAQSPLGTEILHTKTFPIGKAKLIPVNYVEIDEDIDKSYPLQLTTNRLHFHYGCGSMTRKSPLLERETPPGILFINPKDARRYNIHQQAAVGIKSRRGYVETRAMLTEDVPEGLVSMPYHFKEAPSNQLTNTAQDPVTKMPELKACAVSVFPLLPPREPKPVSQLQVDALR
- a CDS encoding outer membrane protein OmpK is translated as MYQVIKNTAKKVIKTNTVQIISKLLVTGLLFNVNPAFAEQESGFVNVSVNYWDWSQGTQERSGKKSFSYVGAEAGGGYDWGDVYGFLYLQNPAKGDFKADQAGQQGADQFRIEAKTTVNINISDSNWNWYGDIFNFSDSAGGYEQNLIAGLSYEVNTDSGFWIRPFLGAHYVHNSDIGAGFNGVMTGWALGYTTFIDDHKLTFFNWNEIELLRADEYAAINGDTTGLNGAASVWYHYSDQLSFGIQYRYAKDKLGANTYQNGFIYTTKYNF
- a CDS encoding enoyl-CoA hydratase-related protein, giving the protein MNNIKVKNSENIKEETFEANANVRVEITGKVALLTLNRDQALNALNSALMQELIAKMQQLEANSDIGCFVITGNSRVFCAGADIKEMQSKSCQQMLAEDYFSPWERFTAIKTPKIAAVCGYALGGGCELAMMCDLIYAGESAVFAQPEINLGVIPGIGGTQRLTRSIGKAKAMDLILTGRYMAASEAEQSGLVARVFTDETLLEEALFAAQSISEKGRLSVALAKEAIEQSMELPLTQGLLFERRVFHSLFASEAQQEGMAAFIEKRRPSFTQF
- a CDS encoding membrane protein gives rise to the protein MNNSMALALPEQQPLAKRLLKYPFLAHYQRLFLLVSAVNLYFLFNGVFTEHWWHENGFALETISELMLVNLTVAILIRQQYVINGLFWLATRAPTSWPLSIRWHLAKVYHFGGLHSGCATFATAWFFIYNASLWFYSLQGINLVPDFLLALSTVLSATLLLIALCALPAIRRDYHNLFEIVHRFGGWSVLAGFWLHTWLSVIPANGELAPLLQSPAFWLLCLVTISIILPWLRLKKVPVVITRPSSHVALAKFDYGVTPFAGSSTAISRSPLTQWHSFANVPSPNEPGFRLTISRAGDWTGELIDDMPSHLWVRGIPTAGVANIEVLFKRVIYIATGSGIGPCLPHLLAAKVPALLVWATRDPRKTYGDELVDEIMSAQPDAEIWNTREKGKPDMVALAYRAYRQFNAEAVICISNQALTNEVVYGMESRGIPAYGAIWDS
- a CDS encoding FAD/NAD(P)-binding protein — protein: MAEHIPDSIQLLNYIDDGEEARHYRFCLTNTRHHNLWSKVQPGQFFMLYVPGAGEAPFTFTSPPDSKGEFSAFIRKMGKVTGHLFELNPGAVLGARGPFGRGWPMEELNNRDILIIAGGCGLAPLVYLIETLTNSGSKYCNELTLIYGARNPKAQMLSPERLRWQQKIKLYNTFDELSPVATTQPQLINSCQGTPLDILADVFAGYSRAPTVALLCGPEQMMQAAATELVDFGLKPDSVFLSVERRMHCALGLCGHCYIRHAYACKQGPTFSWQALQPLI
- a CDS encoding 4Fe-4S dicluster domain-containing protein, with product MQSYLLDDVQTLQRHLAKSFTFYQVVKSPQQQCYWQQLDDSAHDGKLPPLISEQPLSSAKGYFFAEHEKVLAFNGTEFRETLPTPPPFVLFGVQSCDLSAIYYQDIFFKADPYYQARRKQALLVGLDCTSPCRHGFCPTVDAGPGVRSHTADLTLHPLDNNRYLLIENTAKGLRALAGLDLPLAGEQDQEQRQQNLQQCEQGFADARHISLGIAKINDHSIADKVWQEMAIQCIGCSGCTSLCPTCSCYGTREKKEKNGDLSQERFWDSCLYEGFQREASFHNPSTEPGKRVQRFWQHKFSNAYLDEFQRYGCVGCGRCEQTCPGIIGVHSVMKRIVNHG